From the Macaca nemestrina isolate mMacNem1 chromosome 7, mMacNem.hap1, whole genome shotgun sequence genome, the window GATAACAGGAGCCTTCTGAGCCAGAAGGCCAAGCTCTAGGTCAGACTCCTGCTTCCCCAGGGAGGAAAAGCCTGAGCttgcaaatgaagaaaagtgCCTGTGCCACCACCTGCTCTCAGTGCCACAGCCACGAAGGGCTGCTGGTGCCACTCACCAGCTTCGGAGGCCTGCCCAAGGCTCCTGATCAGGCGGCCGTCTGGTCCAATCAGCATCTGCCCACGTGCAGCCCTCGGCGCCCCTGTAGGGCCAGGCTTTGGGGACTCTGGCAGGTGAACGACGGCACAGCCTTCATCCCACACATGGTCCAGGTAGGCCTGGGCCCCGAGGAAGAGGAGTCGCTTGGTCTTCTCTGGGGGAAGACAAATCATTCTCACATCCTTCACTGTGTACCAACGAAGCCCCTGCATGGCCACTTAGTCTTTCCAGCCTCACATGAACCCCATCGTCCTCCTGTGtgccctctgtcacccagtgacCCCAGCCTGTGTTGTGCCCTGGCGAGCTGGGTCCTGCTCTGCCTCTGAGAATGCTCGTGCCTCCCTTCCTTACCTGGCTTAGTTGtcatctcctccaggaaggctCAGGCCCTGCAGCCCCACCTGTGCCTGATGCAAGGGTTCCCTCTCCTATCACTCTGCTCACTTTCGGCAACTCACGGCCGGCCTTGCCTCACTGAGCTTGTTCCCCTTTCTCCCTTTTCTGCTTCCCCAGCACTCCTCACCTGGAAAGCAGGCTCTGTGGAATGCACAGAGGGAGCTCTGCACTGTGGAGCACTAATTCACAAAGCTTGTCACTGCCAAGGAAGCAGCCAGAAGCTTGGAGCTGGGCCTGCAGCCTCTGGCCAGCGCACACCCCCTTCGCCTGCTACAGAGCTGCTGGCAAGACAAGCATCCCAGAACCTTCCAGATCTCGTTCTAGAATACCCACCCATCCCTGGGAGCAGTGATTTTCCATCAGGCCACAGTTCAGTCACTGGGGGAGGTTCCAAAAATCAGATGCCCAGGACCAGACCCAGAAatgctttgtttttgctttttttttttttcccacctcaTTATAACACAGTAAAGGCAGAGATCCCAGAAACTCTATGTGGCTTTACATGAAATGGGCAGCAATAATAGTGGGTAACTCAAATGGAGTAGCTGATGCCAGCCCACAACACCCTGCACCTCTTCCTCCTGGCCCCCCATACCTTCCCCCATCTATAATGGGAAAGGAATGGGACAGACATGTGGTGAGGCTAATCCTTGTCCTTAAGGCCTTGTGGACAATTCGAGGTTAAGAGATCAGGGTGACAGCTGTGGCCTGGAATTTGGAAACTGTCACACAGTTCAAAGTAGGTGTCCTGCATTTACCTACTTTGTAAAGAGTAAAGAGCCAGACTGAGCCAGGCCCCGTTTCCATCTTCCTTTCTTGCCTGCACAGTGTTTGAATTTTTCAACTGTCCTGAGagggcaggcgcctgcagtccagCCACAGTTCCATGGCATCATTCCTCTTAACTCCGCATGGCCCGGGATAGCACTCGCTTGCACAGCCCTAGCACACTGGAGACACGGCACACAGGAACCTCGGGAGGAAGCGTCTTTCCTTCATCCCCAAGGCACAAGCGGCACCAGACAAATCACACCCCCCGGGTCATCCTCTAACGGCTCTACAGGTGCAGACCTTGTGCCCCAACCACTAGGCAAGGTAAGCTCCACTTTGTACCTGCCCCAGGGTATTAATCATCCCAGTCAGAGTGATGATCAATAAGACCAACACGCCTGAAATCCAAGGGAGAAAGCCAGAGAAGGCCTGGGAGCTCACTGCCCTCACATCCCACCCAGAACTGGACATTCCAGCCACACGGAGTCCTACTTCGCTCTCCTGCTGCCTggcttctgcctcggcctcttccGTCCCTGCCTCTGCCTGGCTAACTCGCACTCTCCCCACAGGATTCGGCTCAGACTCTGTTCTTCCGAGAAGCCTTCCATGCCGTCCCTGCAGGTGCGACTGCACAAACCTGTGCCTGCCCGGATCACCTGTGGCGATTCCTTCTCCTGCTGGTCTCCCCAACTAGGTTGGGCAGCTCCCGGGAGACGGGACACATCTGTCTTGCCCGCCTTTGGTCTCCCAGGACAGCCGCAGTGCCTGGCAGGGGCGGCGCGCTCCACGAATACCTCTTGGGTCAGGAGGGGCACTCTTCAGGTTAACTCCATGCAGGACGCCCCGCTCCCCGACCTCTCCCAGGGCATCCTGCACGGGACAGTCCTGAAGAAGCACCAGGCAGCTGCCGCTCACTGAGGGGCGGCGACTAACTGGGATCGTGGAAGAGGGCACGGGGACTAAGGGCAGCGACCCTCTTCTTTCAGGTTGTTGGACAAGGTGGGTGAACGCTGGGGTCCTCACATCCCCCTCACTGACTCCAGCCCTGGGCGTGGCCAGCTTGTGTAACCGCGGCCAGAAAGCAGGGCCCTCGAGCCCCCCGCTCAGGCCTCAGAGGAGACACTGAGGCCCGGCCCGTTCCAGGCCCCGACGCAGGGGACCCTCGGCAGCCCTTCCGGCACTCACCGAAGACCTCCTGCGAGTAGCGCTCGGCACACACGCCGCGGCTCACCTCCCTCTGGCCCACGCGGACCTTGAGCTGTAGCGGGGCCGCGTCCGCGAAAGGGCAGCCCCGCTTGGGCATTGCCTCGGGGCCGGGAGCTACGCAGCCCCCCGGCCGCCAGCCCCTTACCAACGACGCAGTGACGTCACAGCCGCGCGCCCATCCGCGGGCGTGAGCGGGTTTGAGGCAGAGGAAGCGACGCGGCGCGTGATAGGCTGCGGGTGAAGTGGGGGGGCGGGGCTCCTGCGCGGAGCGGCGCGGGATAGGCGGAGGAGGAGATCGGGGGTGGGACTCATATGCCGGTGTACTGGATTCGACCGCGCGGGAAAGGCCAGGGGCCAGGTTGAGGATCAGGGTGGGCGGGTCTGTGGGAGGGATTTGTGCGCACGCACAGGATAGGCGGGAGGACAGTCTAGGGGCGGGGTTCCTATGCAGTGCGAAGCGAGGTAGGCTGGGAACCAGGTCAGGGGCGGCATTCGGCTGCGCGGGAAGAGCCAGCGGGTGAAGCCGAGGGTCAGGACGGTGCAGCAAGGGCGGTGCGTTTAAGGGGCGGAGCTTGTGCATCGGGGGCGGGCCTCGTTTGAGGATCGGCGTGGGAAACGCCAGGGCGACGTCGGGGCGGGTCTAGTTTGAGGAACGGCGCGGGATTGGCCAGGGGACGGCCGGGTCGGTGGCGGGATTTCTGTCAGCTTTTGTTTGATGCCTAAACAGTAGACACTGGTTATAGTTCCTCATTTACTTCTCCGAAGTTAAGGGGCAGTCCGCTTTTTCCtagctcttttttccttttagagacagggtctcgctctgtcacccagactggagtgctgtggtagtctcggctcactgcagcctccgccttccgggctcaggcgatcctccctcctctgcctcccgggtagctgggaccgcaggcgcgCGCCTCCGCGCTCCGCTTTTTGGTTTTGGGTAGGAAcggggtttcgctctgttgcctcGGCTGGTCTAGCTCCTCGCTGTGGCGGTCCCCGCCTTCCGGAAGTAAAGGCGTGTGGGGGCTGCGCTCCGAGGGCCGCGTGCGGCTGCCGAGCGCCCCCGGGCGGGGGTGTGTGGAAAATGTTCTTGCACAGCGGGGTCGTCTGACTTGGGGTCCCCAGGCCGCGCGGTGCACCCGCGTCGTCCCTTCTCCGGGGTTCTGCTCACCAGAGGCGGCTCTCCCCTGCCCGGCGGGTGCAGAAGCGACGCGTCCTGTGGCGTGGGCTTCACCTTGGACTATGTTCTCCTCGCGGCTCGGTCGGCGCCGCCTCCCGTGTGAGGAGCTGACGCCTGGAACCCTGCAAACCCATCCCGCGTGACACCCGCGTCGCAGCTGCCCGCACCCCCTCGGAGGCAGCGCACTCCTCCCTGGCCACGGGTGGCCGAAGCCCCCCCAGCCTCCAGGTCAGatgtcctttctccttctcctgccGCGGGGTTGCCCGCGGTGGGGGGCGGGATCCAGCCTTCTCGGCTCTTCCTTGCCACTTCGCCGGCATAATGGAGAATTCCTTCTGCTTTAGGGAAATGACTTGAAAGTTGCTCAGTTGGAGTCACGTGTGACTAAACACGCATTTGGTTTATCCCAGAAATAGATGAAATTCTCAGAGAGGAGGATTCTTTGCAATCTCATAGATCGTGGGGATTTCTAAAGATTTCCCTGTGTCCAGACTTCAGACTACCCTAGGGTCGCATCACCATCGTGGACAGATACAGAACCTCGGGCAGGTTGTGGAGCGGGGCTGTCCCGCGGGCCGTGTGCCGGTTCCTCGGAGGCTGCTGGGCAGGACTCTGCTGCTTCAACAGACTTGCCTGGCTAACACCACCCGCTCGCCCTTGAATGCCTTCCTGGGCGAAGCCATGAACCCTCCAGGGTTAAGCCCCAATTTTGGGCTCACCTGCCCTGCGCCAGATGGATACTTAACTTGTAAAGAAGCTGGTAGCTGTCCAAAGTGctaggaaaaaggaaaattcattAAACAAAATCATTGTCATAATTTTCCTCTAATAGGTCTTGAGGTTTCTTCTGGAGAGTGGCTGTAAACTTTGGCCCTGCCCTGACGGGGCTCTGGGGCCGGTGGGCGTGGGGTTAGTGTGCCCTCGCGGGATGCCCCCTGACCCTGGCTGATGGCCTCAGGCCTGCGTATCCAGCCGTGCTGGCATTCCTCTCACCAGCAGCTTGCTTCTAGGCCTTGGCAGGCAGCCTGTGGCTTCTGTCTGAGCCGTGATCAGTTCATTGCTATCATGGTGGCCTCTCTGGGAGATCCCTGACCAGGAGGAGAGTGAGGTTTGGGTGCGAGGGTCAGGTGAGAGCTGGAGGAGGCAGCGCAGCAGAACACATGAAACCGCAGAGCGGGTGTGTGACTCAcggggctggagggaggaggcAGCGTTCCTCACAGGCCAGCGGGAACGGCAGGCCCAGCCAGAGGATGGGGAGCGAGCCAGTGGCCTGTGCACCAAATCTGTATTGGGGTCCAGGGTGTTACCCAAGCGCATTTCCTGTGGGGTGTGGTTTCGAGCCGGCAGGCGTCAGCTTCATGGTATCTAGCTGTGACTGGGTGGTGGTCACTGTGGCATGTCTGCACAGTCCGTGAGGGGTGTGGGGGTCAGGGGCCGAGTCCAGTAGGTTGTATCCAGGTGTCCTATAGGGAGCTGGTCACCAGCAAGCAGGTGTATAAAGCAGAGATCTGGGTGGACCACCCTGGGGAACTGGGAGGAGGTGAGGAGCTAGAAACTGTGTCAAGAATGACTgagctaggccgggcgcggtggctcaagcctgtaatcccagctttgggaggtcgagatgggccgatcacgaggtcaggagatcgagaccatcctggctaacacggtgaaaccccgtctctactaaaaaaatataaaaaactagtcaggcgaggtggcgggcacctgtagtcccagctactcaggaggctgaggcaggagaatggcgtaaacccgggaggcggagcttgcagtgagctgagatccggccactgcactccagcctgggtgacagagcaagactccggctcaaaaaaaaaaaaaaaaaaaaaaaaagaatgactgagCCCTGCTTCTGTACCAGAAAGTCCAACTTTTCTTCCTAATGGATGCCATTCTGAATAAATCTTATCATAAAACGATAATAATTCACTACAATTATCACTAATTTGTCTTTTACCCATGTATTCAACAGAGACCACTCTGACCCCATCTACACTGGGGCTGTGTTATTGATACAAAGTGGAGAGAGCCCCTTACCATAAGCACTCAGACCCTCCAAACATCTGCTACTGAAAAGAAGGGAGTGGAGACCCGAATGATTGGCCTGGCTGTCCGCACTAACCCACCGCTCAGTCGCCAGAGCCTCTTGGCTCTGGTCCACGTGGAAGTGAGTGAGTTGGTGCTGGG encodes:
- the LOC105489841 gene encoding apoptosis regulatory protein Siva isoform X1, with protein sequence MPKRGCPFADAAPLQLKVRVGQREVSRGVCAERYSQEVFEKTKRLLFLGAQAYLDHVWDEGCAVVHLPESPKPGPTGAPRAARGQMLIGPDGRLIRSLGQASEADPSGIVSIACSSCVRAVDGKAVCSQCERALCGRCVRTCWGCGSVACTLCGLVDCSDMYEKVLCTSCAMFET